The following coding sequences are from one Roseburia hominis A2-183 window:
- a CDS encoding ROK family protein, whose translation MRIGGIEAGGTKMVCAIGEVQTDKGQPGENQVTITERVTIPTEKPKITLPRMAAFFEGKGISSLGIGCFGPVDLHRASPTYGYITSTPKLEWQNVDMVGTFTRALGVPVGFDTDVNAAVLGEVTWGAAKDCDTAIYITVGTGVGVGVYCNGALMHGLVHPEAGHLLLQRHPKDTYAGKCPYHANCLEGLASGPAVEARWGRPAKELADREDVWEMEAFYLAEAVANYVLTYSPQKIVLWGGIMHQSQLFSMVRTKVQELLGGYISNEKILKEIDTYLVPPALGENPGIMGAFALGMREAEYRKPKEA comes from the coding sequence ATGCGGATTGGTGGAATAGAAGCGGGCGGCACCAAGATGGTGTGCGCGATCGGGGAAGTGCAGACAGACAAAGGACAGCCGGGAGAAAATCAGGTCACAATCACAGAGCGTGTGACGATTCCCACAGAGAAGCCCAAGATTACCCTGCCGCGCATGGCTGCGTTTTTTGAGGGAAAAGGAATCTCGTCACTCGGAATCGGGTGTTTCGGACCGGTGGATCTGCACCGTGCGTCCCCGACCTATGGATATATTACCAGCACGCCGAAGCTGGAATGGCAGAATGTCGATATGGTGGGAACTTTTACACGGGCGCTCGGCGTCCCGGTCGGATTTGATACGGACGTGAATGCGGCGGTGCTTGGCGAAGTTACCTGGGGAGCCGCAAAAGACTGCGACACGGCAATCTATATTACCGTCGGCACCGGCGTTGGCGTGGGCGTCTACTGTAACGGGGCGCTCATGCACGGGCTGGTGCACCCGGAGGCAGGACATCTTCTTCTGCAGCGTCACCCGAAAGACACCTACGCCGGAAAATGCCCGTACCATGCCAACTGTCTGGAAGGGCTTGCAAGCGGTCCGGCGGTGGAGGCGCGCTGGGGCAGACCGGCAAAGGAACTGGCGGACCGGGAGGATGTCTGGGAGATGGAGGCGTTCTATCTCGCGGAGGCGGTTGCAAATTATGTTCTGACGTATTCTCCGCAGAAGATTGTGCTGTGGGGCGGAATTATGCACCAGAGCCAGCTCTTTTCAATGGTGCGCACGAAAGTGCAGGAACTGCTGGGCGGGTATATTTCCAATGAGAAAATCTTAAAGGAGATCGATACCTACCTCGTGCCGCCGGCACTTGGAGAAAATCCGGGTATTATGGGAGCGTTTGCGCTCGGTATGCGGGAGGCAGAGTACCGGAAGCCTAAGGAAGCGTAG
- a CDS encoding ABC-F family ATP-binding cassette domain-containing protein — protein MISTSNITLRIGKKALFEDVNIKFTEGCCYGLIGANGAGKSTFLKILSGQLEPTSGEVIITPGQRLSFLQQDHFKYDEYTVLDTVIMGNKRLYDIMKEKDAIYMKEDFTDEDGIRASELEAEFADMDGWNAESDAATMLNGLGIPTEDHYTLMADMPSALKVKVLLAQALFGNPDILLLDEPTNHLDLDAISWLEEFLINFENTVIVVSHDRYFLNKVCTNIADIDYGKIQLYAGNYDFWYESSQLLVKQMKEANKKKEEKIKELQEFISRFSANASKSKQATSRKRALEKIQLDEIRPSSRKYPYIDFRPNREIGNEVLTVEGITKTIDGVKVLDNVSFIVGHDDKIAFVGSNELAKTTLFKILAGEMEPDSGTYKWGVTTSQSYFPKDNTEIFDTDLLIVDWLTQFSEIKDATYVRGFLGRMLFAGDDGTKKMRVLSGGEKVRVLLSRMMIMGSNVLILDEPTDHLDMESITALNNGLIKFPGVILFASRDHQVVQTTANRIIEFLPDGTFVDKVSTYDEYLENDEMARKRQVYSMSSDDEGDN, from the coding sequence ATGATCAGTACAAGCAACATCACTTTACGAATCGGAAAAAAAGCTCTCTTTGAAGATGTCAACATCAAATTCACAGAGGGCTGCTGCTACGGTCTGATCGGTGCAAACGGCGCCGGAAAATCTACGTTCCTCAAGATTCTGTCCGGCCAGCTTGAACCGACGAGCGGAGAAGTCATCATCACGCCGGGTCAGCGTCTTTCCTTTTTGCAGCAGGATCATTTTAAATATGACGAGTACACGGTACTCGATACCGTTATCATGGGCAACAAGCGTCTCTACGATATCATGAAGGAAAAAGACGCGATCTACATGAAAGAGGATTTCACGGACGAGGACGGTATCCGCGCCAGTGAGCTTGAAGCCGAGTTCGCAGATATGGACGGCTGGAATGCTGAATCCGATGCAGCCACCATGTTAAACGGTCTTGGCATCCCGACGGAGGATCACTACACGCTCATGGCGGATATGCCAAGTGCCTTAAAGGTCAAGGTTCTCCTTGCACAGGCGCTCTTCGGCAACCCGGACATTCTTCTTTTGGATGAGCCGACCAACCATCTGGATCTCGATGCGATCAGCTGGTTAGAAGAATTCTTAATCAACTTTGAGAACACGGTCATCGTTGTTTCCCACGACCGCTACTTCTTAAACAAAGTCTGCACAAACATTGCAGATATCGACTACGGAAAGATCCAGCTCTACGCCGGCAACTATGATTTCTGGTATGAGTCCAGCCAGCTTCTCGTAAAGCAGATGAAGGAAGCCAACAAGAAAAAAGAGGAGAAGATCAAGGAGCTGCAGGAATTCATCTCCCGTTTCTCCGCGAATGCTTCCAAATCCAAGCAGGCGACTTCCAGAAAGCGTGCCCTGGAAAAGATTCAGCTCGACGAAATCCGTCCGTCCAGCCGTAAATACCCGTATATCGATTTCCGTCCGAACCGTGAGATCGGCAATGAAGTTCTGACCGTCGAAGGCATTACCAAGACCATCGACGGCGTCAAGGTGCTCGACAATGTCTCCTTTATCGTCGGACATGACGACAAGATCGCGTTTGTCGGAAGCAACGAGCTGGCAAAGACAACGCTCTTTAAGATTCTTGCCGGTGAGATGGAGCCGGATTCCGGCACCTACAAGTGGGGCGTGACGACCAGCCAGTCCTACTTCCCGAAGGATAACACCGAGATCTTTGATACCGATCTTCTGATCGTTGACTGGCTGACACAGTTCTCCGAGATCAAGGATGCAACCTATGTCCGCGGTTTCCTCGGACGTATGCTGTTCGCCGGAGATGACGGTACCAAGAAAATGCGTGTCCTCTCCGGTGGAGAAAAAGTACGTGTCCTGCTTTCCCGCATGATGATTATGGGAAGCAACGTGCTGATCTTAGATGAACCGACCGACCATCTGGATATGGAGTCCATCACCGCATTAAACAACGGACTCATCAAGTTCCCGGGCGTTATTCTTTTTGCCTCCCGTGACCATCAGGTTGTCCAGACCACAGCGAACCGTATCATCGAGTTCCTGCCGGACGGCACCTTTGTCGACAAGGTATCCACCTACGACGAATACCTCGAGAATGATGAGATGGCAAGAAAACGTCAGGTATACTCCATGTCATCGGATGACGAGGGCGATAACTAA
- a CDS encoding cell wall hydrolase — MNRKILDVTMLCTLCICLMVAANIEEKNTIRESREEISSAYVISAADGTEVPVAGVCRVLSGYSFTTESDEATGITKNPRTMVASAAPSDAAQEVQAASEKAETPEAKVQAASEEAEAPEAAESKPATAETTAGAENRWNITLTQEEIDLLAKIVWLESQGEPTEGQEAVVEVVFNRMASEKYPDTLYDVLSQGNPTQFCSWKNRERANPTEKEYTSIHEVLNGNTHILRNDTLYFSTEPLTPRLDQKIGGHSFCY; from the coding sequence ATGAACAGAAAAATATTGGACGTGACAATGCTGTGCACTTTATGCATTTGTCTTATGGTTGCGGCCAACATTGAGGAGAAGAACACGATACGGGAGAGCAGAGAAGAGATCAGCAGCGCGTATGTAATTTCTGCGGCAGACGGAACTGAGGTTCCGGTTGCGGGTGTGTGCCGTGTTTTATCCGGATATTCATTTACGACAGAATCAGATGAAGCGACAGGAATCACAAAGAACCCCAGAACAATGGTAGCAAGTGCGGCACCGTCCGATGCGGCACAAGAAGTACAGGCAGCATCGGAGAAAGCAGAGACGCCGGAAGCCAAAGTACAGGCAGCATCGGAGGAAGCAGAGGCGCCGGAGGCGGCAGAGAGCAAGCCTGCGACGGCAGAGACGACGGCCGGTGCAGAGAACCGCTGGAATATCACATTGACGCAGGAGGAGATAGATTTGTTGGCAAAAATCGTCTGGCTGGAATCGCAGGGCGAGCCGACAGAAGGGCAGGAAGCCGTGGTCGAGGTAGTTTTTAACCGGATGGCTTCCGAAAAATATCCAGATACCTTGTATGACGTGCTCAGTCAGGGAAACCCGACGCAGTTCTGTTCCTGGAAGAACAGAGAGCGGGCAAACCCCACGGAGAAGGAATACACTTCGATTCATGAGGTATTGAATGGAAATACACATATATTAAGAAATGATACGTTATATTTTTCTACGGAACCGTTGACGCCGAGACTGGACCAAAAGATCGGCGGACACAGCTTCTGCTATTAG
- a CDS encoding C40 family peptidase, translating to MKKRMTILALLLAGAVTLGSYGMVQAGQEKREVPVAGVTQTLAQVLKEAGGVQAQTADVVEELQSNAAVARMMEPEMVAEEAWETAEIAENELPQTASEFADIAVAQVNHYVNVRQEPDTESEILGKLYDKSAATVLETTEDGWYRITSGNVNGYVKAEYVVVGDEELARSVGTRLATVTTTTLFVRTEPTTEAKVLTMLPDGDDVVVTDESTEGWAKVSTADGDGYVALDYVTLSTEYIHAESKAEEEARLAREEAERQAAARAAEEARKAREAEAARAAAEQEAARKAAEKQEVKKSGAGSSAGSSSGSSAGSSSGGSAGSGSGSSAGQSAQTASSNGQAVVDYARQFLGNPYVYGGNSLTNGTDCSGFVKGVYAAFGINLPRTSSEQRSVGYAVSLSEIQPGDIVCYSGHVGIYAGNNTLIHASNEKTGITLTSPVTYRSVLAVRRIF from the coding sequence ATGAAGAAAAGAATGACAATACTGGCGCTTCTGCTGGCGGGAGCCGTCACACTGGGAAGCTATGGAATGGTGCAGGCAGGACAGGAAAAACGTGAGGTGCCGGTGGCGGGCGTGACACAGACGCTGGCACAGGTGCTTAAGGAAGCGGGAGGAGTGCAGGCGCAGACGGCGGATGTTGTGGAGGAACTGCAAAGTAACGCGGCTGTGGCGCGGATGATGGAACCGGAGATGGTGGCAGAGGAAGCGTGGGAGACGGCGGAGATTGCGGAAAATGAACTTCCGCAGACCGCGTCAGAGTTTGCGGATATTGCAGTGGCGCAGGTGAATCACTATGTCAACGTGCGGCAGGAACCGGATACGGAGAGTGAAATTCTTGGAAAACTTTACGACAAATCCGCAGCCACTGTGCTGGAGACGACGGAGGACGGGTGGTACCGGATTACGTCCGGAAATGTGAACGGATATGTCAAGGCGGAATATGTGGTCGTGGGGGATGAGGAGCTTGCCAGAAGTGTGGGAACGCGCCTGGCGACCGTCACAACGACGACCCTGTTCGTGCGGACGGAGCCGACAACCGAGGCGAAGGTGCTTACCATGCTGCCGGACGGCGATGACGTTGTGGTAACCGACGAGTCGACGGAAGGCTGGGCGAAAGTGTCCACCGCGGACGGTGACGGTTATGTGGCACTGGATTATGTGACGCTGTCCACAGAGTACATTCATGCAGAGTCAAAAGCGGAGGAAGAGGCGCGGCTTGCCAGAGAGGAAGCAGAACGGCAGGCGGCAGCCCGTGCGGCGGAGGAAGCGCGCAAAGCCAGAGAGGCGGAGGCGGCACGTGCGGCAGCAGAACAGGAAGCAGCCCGCAAAGCGGCAGAAAAACAGGAGGTGAAAAAATCCGGCGCGGGCAGCAGTGCGGGAAGCAGTTCCGGAAGCAGCGCGGGAAGCAGTTCCGGAGGCAGCGCGGGAAGCGGTTCCGGAAGCAGTGCGGGGCAAAGTGCGCAGACGGCTTCCTCCAACGGTCAGGCGGTGGTCGATTACGCGAGACAGTTTCTGGGAAACCCTTATGTATACGGCGGCAACAGCCTGACAAACGGAACCGACTGCTCCGGATTTGTCAAGGGCGTGTATGCGGCATTTGGAATCAATCTGCCGCGCACATCGTCGGAACAGCGGAGTGTGGGATATGCCGTCAGCCTGTCGGAAATCCAGCCGGGCGACATTGTCTGCTATAGCGGCCACGTCGGCATCTATGCGGGCAATAACACACTGATTCATGCGAGCAATGAAAAGACAGGCATTACGCTGACTTCTCCGGTAACCTACCGCAGCGTGCTGGCGGTGCGGAGAATTTTCTAA
- a CDS encoding DUF134 domain-containing protein yields the protein MARPTKARRICMEAAYDNFCPNGVPAREKVIMTMDEYETIRLVDLEKCTHEQCAKQMGIARTTVTEIYESARYKMADSIVNGKTLEISGGNYRLCDGTALFCCNKICRRTSTSVGKDDIQRKETDRMRIAVTYENGEIFQHFGHTEQFKLYDIENSQVVRSQIVDTNGQGHGALAGFLTEAGADVLICGGIGGGAQSALATAGIKLYGGVSGAADEAVEAYLAGKLDYNPDVRCSHHEHEHSCAEHKCGEDKHGCAGNEMLS from the coding sequence ATGGCACGACCGACAAAAGCAAGAAGAATCTGTATGGAAGCGGCATATGATAATTTTTGCCCGAATGGTGTTCCGGCAAGGGAAAAAGTCATTATGACGATGGATGAGTATGAAACGATTCGTCTTGTAGACCTTGAGAAGTGTACGCACGAACAATGTGCGAAGCAGATGGGGATTGCCCGCACAACAGTGACCGAAATTTATGAGTCAGCCAGATATAAAATGGCGGACAGCATCGTAAACGGAAAGACACTGGAGATTTCAGGCGGGAATTATCGATTGTGTGATGGAACGGCCCTGTTTTGTTGCAATAAAATATGCAGGCGCACCTCAACGTCCGTCGGAAAAGATGATATTCAAAGAAAGGAAACAGATCGGATGAGAATTGCAGTTACCTATGAAAATGGAGAAATATTTCAGCACTTTGGACACACGGAACAGTTTAAATTATATGATATTGAGAATAGCCAGGTGGTAAGATCCCAGATTGTCGACACAAATGGACAGGGACACGGGGCACTTGCCGGATTTTTGACGGAGGCGGGTGCGGATGTGCTGATCTGTGGCGGAATCGGAGGCGGTGCGCAAAGCGCACTTGCAACTGCCGGCATAAAGCTGTATGGTGGAGTGTCCGGTGCGGCAGATGAAGCGGTAGAAGCTTATCTTGCAGGAAAATTAGATTACAATCCCGATGTGAGATGTTCTCATCATGAGCATGAGCATTCCTGCGCGGAACATAAGTGTGGTGAAGACAAGCATGGATGTGCCGGCAATGAAATGTTATCATAA
- the radA gene encoding DNA repair protein RadA yields MAKGKTTVYFCQECGYESAKWMGQCPACHEWNTFVEETVEKKTARGNRSTDGSREAKAVPLSQIEMTQEQRVSTGMKELDRVLGGGIVQGSLVLVGGDPGIGKSTLLLQVCRNLAEHEVKVLYISGEESLQQIKIRAERIGTFGDSLSLLCETNLDTIRRVIDREKPEIVVIDSIQTMYNEDVSSAPGSVSQVRESTGTLMQIAKGLGISIFIVGHVTKEGVVAGPRVLEHMVDTVLYFEGDRHAAYRILRGVKNRFGSTNEIGVFEMRGDGLTEVENPSEFMLSGKPEGASGSVVACSMEGTRPILLEIQALVCHSNFGMPRRTAAGTDFNRVNLLMAVLEKRLGLSLGNCDAYINIAGGIRMNEPAIDLGLVLAIVSSYKDRPIDEKTICFGEVGLSGEVRAVSMAEQRVLEAKKLGFKTCILPEVCRESLKEIKGIGLVGVRTVKDAMDYVMR; encoded by the coding sequence ATGGCAAAAGGAAAAACAACAGTATACTTCTGTCAGGAATGTGGATACGAGTCGGCAAAATGGATGGGACAGTGTCCCGCATGCCATGAGTGGAATACGTTTGTGGAGGAGACGGTTGAGAAAAAGACCGCGCGTGGGAACCGCAGCACGGATGGCAGCCGTGAGGCAAAGGCAGTTCCCCTGTCACAGATCGAGATGACACAGGAACAGCGGGTGTCCACCGGCATGAAGGAGCTTGACCGGGTGCTTGGCGGCGGGATTGTGCAGGGATCTCTGGTGCTTGTGGGCGGAGATCCGGGAATCGGAAAATCGACGCTGCTTTTGCAGGTATGCAGGAATCTTGCGGAACATGAGGTGAAGGTGCTCTATATTTCCGGTGAGGAATCCTTGCAGCAGATCAAAATCCGGGCAGAACGCATCGGGACCTTTGGGGACAGCTTAAGCCTGCTCTGTGAGACCAATCTTGATACCATACGGCGCGTGATTGACCGGGAGAAGCCCGAGATCGTCGTGATTGACTCCATTCAGACGATGTATAATGAAGACGTCTCGTCTGCGCCGGGAAGCGTCTCACAGGTGCGGGAATCGACCGGCACCCTGATGCAGATCGCCAAGGGACTTGGGATTTCCATTTTTATCGTCGGACATGTGACAAAGGAAGGCGTGGTGGCTGGCCCGCGTGTGTTGGAACACATGGTGGATACGGTGCTCTATTTTGAGGGGGACCGCCATGCGGCGTATCGTATTCTGCGAGGTGTGAAGAACCGTTTTGGGTCGACGAACGAGATCGGTGTTTTTGAGATGCGCGGAGATGGCCTGACAGAGGTGGAGAACCCGTCGGAATTCATGCTGAGCGGAAAACCGGAGGGCGCCTCCGGGTCTGTTGTGGCATGCTCGATGGAAGGGACGAGACCGATCCTTCTGGAAATACAGGCGTTGGTCTGCCACAGCAATTTCGGTATGCCGAGGCGGACGGCGGCAGGAACGGATTTTAACCGGGTAAATCTTCTGATGGCGGTTCTGGAAAAACGTCTGGGACTTTCGCTGGGGAATTGTGATGCCTATATCAATATTGCAGGTGGCATCCGGATGAATGAGCCGGCGATCGATCTTGGTCTTGTGCTGGCGATCGTCTCCAGCTATAAAGACCGCCCGATTGACGAGAAGACCATCTGCTTCGGCGAGGTGGGACTCAGCGGTGAGGTGCGCGCGGTCAGCATGGCAGAGCAGCGTGTGCTCGAGGCGAAGAAGCTTGGATTTAAGACATGTATTCTGCCGGAGGTGTGCAGGGAGAGCTTAAAGGAGATCAAAGGAATCGGTCTTGTCGGCGTGCGCACGGTTAAGGATGCGATGGATTATGTGATGCGGTAG
- a CDS encoding bifunctional diguanylate cyclase/phosphodiesterase codes for MTEEIASQEIDFMEYGDTQINTIDMERGQRKDLIGKMPVGIAVVRGGNELYIEMVNREFLHAEGYDREELTGNTPFVEYLYRDDTGVFEDAIEVCRELRTTEEIELRIRTKSGGVCWELMRCRLYYYRDAVPYYILASWNIDKRKNLEEELRLMEEQYSMLEEVTDEFPLEYDVAQRRFRVPRKYRGNGQPGTAGRRYMDYEEMLADICEEDRAAYARVLEAASRDVRTGSIDYRMNVAAAGEEPVYVWYRTIYRSIVGDNGQIIRIIGRSYDVSSDRRIQEELSEEAKRDPLTRLYNKVAASGEVERILKSEPEKQHVLFLIDIDNFKRINDTFGHTVGDTVITDIAGVLQSQFQETDVTARVGGDEFLALMRDVAPKEAEACAAALGREARKKLIGDDAIVEVTLSIGMAVYGEDGRDYETLFAMADRAMYATKREGKDHYSFAGKKQQEGAERERRRDRIEYAPESGQKVDKEFLNFAFSLLSHAKDINGSLNVLIEQIGKKYGLGFAMVFEYREEQQEMVLMNYWNRDGSRVEQQVFPQSVTVFREAEIGRFVSTPTEDILTEVPQLGAEKYHGTSIKNCGNVKFEFSGNRSGCLCVGSSSAEGFSKEEAGMLSELARVVAVFVSLRSRQSDDQAEIRHLQNQDMLTELYNLDTFRRLIRKKLKSGGLAQDENMVYALVNLDVNNFAYVNENYGQEAGDSILQELAALIRSESHVVEACRMYSDYFIELVRGTDKKNILGLVEREDQMFGEQLKIRYPAGAMQLSAGICFIDDGEETFEKILEGANLARKLAKEQNVGAVVYRDDMRKKRDEGIRITGRFYAALQRGEFEVYLQPKFLLREERVYGAEALARWRLESGEILSPARFIPALENIGYIVDLDFYILEQLLRAMRRWRDSGRELFTISTNFSRRNFENGGDDFIERLQNTLQRYGIDPCYIEIEVTESVIVEKLDSLKACLTRLGKLGYRIAIDDFGTGYSSLSVLLEIPANVVKIDKSFTDKIHQNGQSAFVYQMGQFIQSAKEEVIFEGIEEEQQRTFLMECGFNYGQGYYFDRPLPLEEFEKKYI; via the coding sequence ATGACAGAGGAAATTGCATCTCAGGAGATTGATTTTATGGAGTATGGGGATACGCAAATAAATACAATAGACATGGAGCGGGGGCAGAGAAAAGATCTGATCGGCAAGATGCCGGTCGGAATAGCGGTAGTCCGCGGCGGGAATGAGCTGTATATTGAGATGGTGAACCGGGAATTTTTGCATGCAGAGGGGTATGACAGGGAGGAACTGACCGGAAATACGCCGTTTGTGGAGTATTTGTACCGGGACGATACCGGTGTGTTCGAGGATGCCATCGAAGTGTGCCGGGAACTAAGAACCACGGAGGAGATTGAACTGCGCATCCGTACGAAGAGCGGCGGCGTCTGCTGGGAACTGATGCGGTGCAGACTGTATTATTACCGGGACGCGGTACCTTACTATATCCTGGCAAGCTGGAACATAGACAAGCGGAAGAATCTGGAGGAAGAACTGCGCCTGATGGAGGAGCAGTACAGCATGTTAGAAGAGGTCACCGATGAATTCCCGCTAGAGTACGACGTTGCACAGCGGCGTTTCAGGGTGCCGCGCAAATATCGCGGGAACGGGCAGCCGGGAACGGCAGGGCGCAGATATATGGATTATGAGGAGATGCTCGCGGATATCTGCGAGGAGGATCGTGCCGCGTATGCCAGGGTGCTGGAGGCAGCCAGCAGGGATGTGCGGACAGGAAGTATTGATTACCGGATGAATGTGGCGGCTGCCGGGGAGGAACCTGTATATGTGTGGTACCGGACGATTTACCGGAGCATTGTCGGGGACAACGGACAGATTATCCGCATCATCGGACGCAGCTACGATGTCAGCTCCGACCGCAGGATTCAGGAGGAACTGTCGGAGGAGGCGAAGCGCGACCCGCTGACAAGGCTTTATAATAAGGTGGCGGCATCCGGAGAGGTAGAACGGATTTTAAAAAGTGAGCCGGAAAAACAGCATGTGCTGTTCCTGATCGATATTGATAATTTTAAGCGGATCAACGATACATTCGGGCATACCGTCGGAGATACGGTAATTACTGATATTGCCGGCGTGCTGCAAAGCCAGTTTCAGGAGACAGATGTCACCGCAAGAGTCGGAGGAGATGAATTTCTGGCGCTGATGCGGGATGTGGCTCCAAAGGAGGCAGAAGCGTGCGCCGCGGCGCTGGGCCGGGAAGCCAGAAAAAAGCTGATCGGCGACGACGCCATCGTTGAGGTGACGCTCAGCATCGGCATGGCAGTATACGGCGAGGATGGAAGAGATTATGAGACCCTGTTTGCGATGGCTGACCGGGCGATGTATGCCACGAAGCGGGAAGGAAAAGACCACTATTCGTTTGCGGGCAAAAAGCAGCAAGAGGGAGCAGAGCGGGAGCGCAGGCGCGACAGGATTGAATATGCTCCGGAAAGCGGGCAGAAGGTGGATAAAGAGTTCCTGAATTTTGCGTTCAGCCTTCTCTCGCATGCGAAAGATATCAACGGATCTTTGAACGTGCTGATCGAACAGATTGGGAAAAAATACGGGCTGGGCTTTGCCATGGTGTTTGAGTACCGGGAAGAACAGCAGGAAATGGTGTTGATGAATTACTGGAACCGGGATGGCAGCCGGGTGGAACAACAGGTATTCCCACAATCGGTTACAGTGTTCCGGGAGGCGGAAATCGGGCGTTTTGTCTCGACGCCAACGGAAGATATATTAACGGAGGTTCCCCAGTTGGGGGCGGAGAAATATCATGGAACTTCCATCAAAAACTGTGGAAATGTAAAGTTTGAATTTTCCGGTAACAGAAGTGGCTGCCTGTGTGTGGGAAGCAGCAGTGCAGAGGGATTTTCCAAAGAGGAAGCAGGGATGCTCAGTGAACTCGCGCGGGTGGTTGCTGTATTTGTCTCCCTTCGCAGCAGGCAGAGCGATGACCAGGCAGAGATACGGCATCTGCAGAATCAGGATATGCTGACGGAACTGTATAATCTGGACACATTCCGCAGGCTGATCCGGAAAAAATTAAAGAGCGGTGGGCTTGCGCAGGATGAGAACATGGTGTACGCGCTGGTAAATCTGGACGTGAACAACTTTGCCTATGTAAATGAAAATTATGGACAGGAGGCCGGCGACAGTATTCTGCAGGAGCTTGCAGCGTTAATCCGCAGCGAGTCCCATGTCGTGGAGGCCTGTAGAATGTATTCGGATTATTTCATTGAGTTGGTCAGAGGAACGGACAAAAAGAACATTCTGGGGCTTGTGGAGAGAGAGGATCAGATGTTTGGCGAACAGTTAAAGATCCGCTATCCGGCGGGAGCCATGCAGCTTTCGGCTGGAATCTGCTTTATCGATGACGGGGAAGAGACGTTTGAGAAGATACTGGAGGGAGCCAATCTGGCACGAAAGCTTGCCAAGGAGCAGAATGTGGGAGCGGTCGTTTACCGGGATGACATGAGGAAAAAACGTGATGAGGGAATCCGGATTACCGGAAGATTTTACGCGGCACTGCAGCGGGGCGAGTTCGAGGTATATTTACAGCCGAAGTTCCTGCTCCGCGAGGAGCGGGTCTACGGCGCCGAGGCGCTTGCACGCTGGCGTCTGGAATCCGGCGAGATTCTGTCTCCCGCACGGTTTATCCCTGCACTGGAAAATATAGGCTATATCGTGGATCTGGATTTTTATATTCTGGAACAGCTGCTTCGGGCAATGCGCCGCTGGAGGGATTCCGGAAGAGAACTGTTTACGATCTCCACCAATTTTTCCAGGAGAAATTTTGAGAACGGCGGCGACGATTTTATCGAACGCCTGCAGAATACCCTGCAGCGGTACGGGATTGATCCGTGCTACATAGAGATCGAGGTGACGGAGAGTGTGATTGTGGAGAAGTTAGACAGCTTAAAGGCGTGTCTTACCAGACTTGGCAAACTCGGCTACCGCATCGCCATCGATGATTTTGGAACCGGCTACTCGTCGCTGAGCGTGCTGTTGGAAATCCCGGCGAATGTAGTGAAGATCGACAAGAGCTTTACCGACAAAATCCACCAGAACGGACAGAGTGCTTTTGTCTATCAGATGGGGCAGTTCATCCAGTCGGCAAAGGAGGAGGTGATTTTTGAGGGAATCGAGGAGGAGCAGCAGCGGACGTTTTTGATGGAGTGCGGTTTTAACTACGGTCAGGGCTATTATTTTGACCGCCCGCTGCCCCTGGAGGAGTTTGAAAAAAAGTATATCTGA
- a CDS encoding DUF4317 family protein, giving the protein MINREDMLELTRRMTPSRTSFTRVAGGYMEPDGEIDESFNVNFLNLSAAEKEKNLAIAKAVPFAATNVNLRSYAFGDGAEQRKMRQLLYGMRECGLKNDALLYTFYELVGARYRSREPYAILVFHDRYDVPVKASDKERQGESEEVYEYLIGAVAPLVGEYEPGRPVCGFLYPAFADRSTDDAHVAIFQADPEHKIPVFEELFLTR; this is encoded by the coding sequence ATGATAAACAGAGAAGATATGCTGGAGCTGACACGCAGAATGACGCCCAGCCGTACTTCCTTTACGCGTGTGGCAGGCGGCTATATGGAGCCGGACGGAGAGATCGATGAGAGTTTTAATGTGAACTTTCTCAATCTGTCTGCGGCGGAAAAGGAGAAAAATCTGGCGATTGCCAAAGCGGTTCCGTTTGCAGCAACCAATGTAAACCTGCGCAGCTACGCATTCGGGGATGGCGCAGAACAGAGGAAAATGCGCCAGTTGTTGTACGGAATGCGCGAGTGCGGACTGAAAAATGATGCGCTGCTGTACACGTTTTATGAGCTTGTGGGTGCCCGGTACCGTAGCAGGGAGCCGTATGCGATTCTGGTCTTTCACGACCGCTATGATGTGCCGGTAAAGGCATCGGACAAGGAGCGGCAGGGGGAGTCGGAGGAGGTATATGAATATCTGATCGGTGCAGTCGCTCCGTTGGTGGGAGAGTACGAGCCGGGGCGGCCGGTCTGCGGGTTTTTATATCCGGCATTTGCCGACAGGAGCACAGACGATGCGCATGTTGCGATCTTTCAGGCGGATCCGGAACACAAAATCCCGGTGTTTGAAGAACTGTTTCTCACACGGTAG